In Musa acuminata AAA Group cultivar baxijiao chromosome BXJ2-3, Cavendish_Baxijiao_AAA, whole genome shotgun sequence, the following proteins share a genomic window:
- the LOC103979361 gene encoding uncharacterized protein LOC103979361 isoform X1 — protein MEGKKGKANSEIFETLGDFTSKENWDKFFTLRGTGDTFEWYAEWPELRDPLISQLQSSSASDGAADLQILVPGCGSSRVSEYLYDAGFRRTTNIDFSKVVVSDMLRRYVRSKPEMRWRVMDMTDLQFADDFFDAILDKGGLDALMEPEYGLKLGIKYLKEVKRVLKSGGKFLCLTLAESHVLDVLFTELRFGWETSIHAIPQKPGSKPTFQTFMVVTVKEKLGAPNLIKLLFDQHSINHKGGQVHALLNAVENENRIRSGYTAGADIVYSLKDLQLGAKGALNELVPGRRCQTILGKQGSSFFHYKAVLLDSQQLSEPFLYHCGVFIVPKARAHEWLFTSEEGQWLIVESSKAARLIMIFLNSSHTGASMDDIQKDLSPLVRNLAPGKADDEARIPFMMAGDGIKQRNIVHEATSAITGHIIVEDVIYDNADGDPSELKLFRRLTFGRSSSMVQSEALLSQEAHSKEADTDRKRNVPSSRTRTKRGQKRSDSYKLIDGSKVTKVDHSCLASLYHSGIVSGLALIISALELAVSSGKKISTYIVGLGAGLLPMFLHACLPFLQLEVVELDPVMLDLARQYFSFVEDDRMKVHIGDGIRFIEDANVIKSHEQETDGTCTESLANGNSSGIKILIVDADSSDLSSGLSCPPSDFVEESFLLQVKNFLSEGGLFVINLVSRSPAIREKVVLRLKAAFSQLFSLELEEDVNEVLFASPRNMCIDVDQLQEAVAKLCSLMKFPLPDGQIEPGKFKRLK, from the exons atggAGGGGAAGAAAGGGAAAGCAAACTCAGAGATCTTCGAAACCCTAGGAGACTTCACGAGCAAGGAGAATTGGGACAAGTTCTTCACCCTCAGGGGCACCGGTGACACCTTCGAGTGGTACGCGGAGTGGCCGGAGCTCCGAGACCCCCTCATCTCCCAGCTCCAGTCCTCTTCCGCCTCCGATGGCGCCGCCGACCTCCAGATTCTCGTACCGGGTTGCGGGAGCTCCCGTGTGTCGGAGTACCTCTACGATGCCGGATTCCGGCGCACAACTAACATTGACTTCTCCAAGGTCGTTGTCTCCGACATGCTCCGCCGCTATGTACGGTCCAAACCTGAGATGCGGTGGCGCGTCATGGACATGACTGACCTCCAG TTTGCAGATGACTTCTTCGATGCCATTCTTGATAAAGGGGGATTAGATGCTCTAATGGAACCCGAGTATGGATTAAAGCTGGGAATTAAATATCTTAAGGAG GTGAAGAGAGTGCTTAAATCAGGAGGAAAGTTTCTCTGTCTGACTCTGGCAGAATCTCATGTCTTGG ATGTGCTATTCACTGAATTACGATTCGGATGGGAGACAAGTATACATGCCATCCCTCAAAAACCTGGTAGCAAACCTACCTTCCAAACCTTCATGGTAGTTACTGTAAAGGAGAAGCTGGGTGCACCAAACCTGATTAAGTTACTATTTGACCAACATTCCATAAACCATAAAGGAGGGCAG GTGCATGCTTTACTTAATGCAGTTGAAAATGAGAACAGAATTCGCAGTGGCTATACTGCCGGTGCTGATATTGTCTACTCCTTAAAAGACCTACAACTAGGTGCCAAAGGTGCTTTAAATGAGCTTGTCCCAGGACGCAGGTGTCAGACTATTCTCGGCAAACAAGGAAGCTCATTTTTTCACTACAAAGCTGTACTGTTGGATTCTCAGCAACTATCTGAACCATTCTTATACCATTGTGGTGTCTTTATTGTGCCAAAG GCTCGAGCTCATGAATGGTTGTTTACTTCAGAAGAAGGACAGTGGCTTATTGTGGAAAGTTCAAAAGCAGCTCGCCTAATTATG ATTTTCTTGAACTCAAGCCATACTGGTGCCAGCATGGATGACATCCAG aaGGATTTATCTCCTCTTGTAAGAAACTTAGCACCTGGAAAAGCAGATGACGAAGCTCGGATTCC GTTCATGATGGCAGGTGATGGCATCAAGCAGAGAAATATTGTCCATGAG GCTACATCTGCCATTACTGGGCATATAATTGTTGAAGATGTGATCTATGATAATGCTGACGGGGATCCATCAGAACTGAAGTTGTTTCGTAGGCTCACATTTGGGAGAAGTTCGAGCATGGTGCAATCAGAGGCATTGCTCTCACAAGAAGCACATAGCAAAGAGGCTGACACAGATAGGAAGAGAAATGTTCCATCTTCAAGAACTAGGACAAAGAGAGGTCAAAAAAGAAGTGATTCATACAAATTGATTGATG ggTCAAAAGTTACCAAGGTTGACCATAGTTGTCTGGCtagtctttaccacagtggaattgTTTCTGGCTTGGCTCTTATAATTTCTGCTTTGGAGCTTGCTGTGTCATCTGGGAAAAAG ATTAGTACATACATAGTTGGGCTTGGAGCTGGGCTTCTTCCTATGTTTCTTCAtgcttgccttccttttcttcaaCTTGAG GTGGTGGAGTTGGATCCTGTTATGTTGGATTTGGCGAGGCAATATTTCAGCTTTGTTGAGGATGACCGAATGAAG GTCCATATTGGTGATGGTATCCGGTTTATTGAagatgcaaatgtcatcaagtcaCACGAACAAGAAACTGATGGAACATGTACAGAGTCTCTTGCGAATGGAAACAGCAGTGGAATTAAAATTCTCATTGTTGATGCAGATTCATCTGATTTGAG CTCTGGGTTATCCTGCCCTCCTTCAGATTTTGTTGAAGAATCCTTTCTTTTACAAGTGAAGAATTTTCTCTCAGAAGGAGGTCTGTTTGTCATAAATTTGGTGTCGCGATCTCCAGCAATTAGGGAGAAGGTTGTTTTACGATTGAAGGCG GCCTTCAGCCAATTATTTTCACTTGAGCTCGAAGAAGATGTCAATGAGGTTCTTTTTGCTTCCCCTAGGAACATGTGCATTGACGTTGATCAGTTGCAAGAAGCTGTAGCTAAATTATGTAGCTTGATGAAATTTCCTTTGCCAGACGGGCAAATAGAGCCTGGTAAGTTCAAGCGTCTGAAGTAA
- the LOC103979361 gene encoding uncharacterized protein LOC103979361 isoform X2, with product MEPEYGLKLGIKYLKEVKRVLKSGGKFLCLTLAESHVLDVLFTELRFGWETSIHAIPQKPGSKPTFQTFMVVTVKEKLGAPNLIKLLFDQHSINHKGGQVHALLNAVENENRIRSGYTAGADIVYSLKDLQLGAKGALNELVPGRRCQTILGKQGSSFFHYKAVLLDSQQLSEPFLYHCGVFIVPKARAHEWLFTSEEGQWLIVESSKAARLIMIFLNSSHTGASMDDIQKDLSPLVRNLAPGKADDEARIPFMMAGDGIKQRNIVHEATSAITGHIIVEDVIYDNADGDPSELKLFRRLTFGRSSSMVQSEALLSQEAHSKEADTDRKRNVPSSRTRTKRGQKRSDSYKLIDGSKVTKVDHSCLASLYHSGIVSGLALIISALELAVSSGKKISTYIVGLGAGLLPMFLHACLPFLQLEVVELDPVMLDLARQYFSFVEDDRMKVHIGDGIRFIEDANVIKSHEQETDGTCTESLANGNSSGIKILIVDADSSDLSSGLSCPPSDFVEESFLLQVKNFLSEGGLFVINLVSRSPAIREKVVLRLKAAFSQLFSLELEEDVNEVLFASPRNMCIDVDQLQEAVAKLCSLMKFPLPDGQIEPGKFKRLK from the exons ATGGAACCCGAGTATGGATTAAAGCTGGGAATTAAATATCTTAAGGAG GTGAAGAGAGTGCTTAAATCAGGAGGAAAGTTTCTCTGTCTGACTCTGGCAGAATCTCATGTCTTGG ATGTGCTATTCACTGAATTACGATTCGGATGGGAGACAAGTATACATGCCATCCCTCAAAAACCTGGTAGCAAACCTACCTTCCAAACCTTCATGGTAGTTACTGTAAAGGAGAAGCTGGGTGCACCAAACCTGATTAAGTTACTATTTGACCAACATTCCATAAACCATAAAGGAGGGCAG GTGCATGCTTTACTTAATGCAGTTGAAAATGAGAACAGAATTCGCAGTGGCTATACTGCCGGTGCTGATATTGTCTACTCCTTAAAAGACCTACAACTAGGTGCCAAAGGTGCTTTAAATGAGCTTGTCCCAGGACGCAGGTGTCAGACTATTCTCGGCAAACAAGGAAGCTCATTTTTTCACTACAAAGCTGTACTGTTGGATTCTCAGCAACTATCTGAACCATTCTTATACCATTGTGGTGTCTTTATTGTGCCAAAG GCTCGAGCTCATGAATGGTTGTTTACTTCAGAAGAAGGACAGTGGCTTATTGTGGAAAGTTCAAAAGCAGCTCGCCTAATTATG ATTTTCTTGAACTCAAGCCATACTGGTGCCAGCATGGATGACATCCAG aaGGATTTATCTCCTCTTGTAAGAAACTTAGCACCTGGAAAAGCAGATGACGAAGCTCGGATTCC GTTCATGATGGCAGGTGATGGCATCAAGCAGAGAAATATTGTCCATGAG GCTACATCTGCCATTACTGGGCATATAATTGTTGAAGATGTGATCTATGATAATGCTGACGGGGATCCATCAGAACTGAAGTTGTTTCGTAGGCTCACATTTGGGAGAAGTTCGAGCATGGTGCAATCAGAGGCATTGCTCTCACAAGAAGCACATAGCAAAGAGGCTGACACAGATAGGAAGAGAAATGTTCCATCTTCAAGAACTAGGACAAAGAGAGGTCAAAAAAGAAGTGATTCATACAAATTGATTGATG ggTCAAAAGTTACCAAGGTTGACCATAGTTGTCTGGCtagtctttaccacagtggaattgTTTCTGGCTTGGCTCTTATAATTTCTGCTTTGGAGCTTGCTGTGTCATCTGGGAAAAAG ATTAGTACATACATAGTTGGGCTTGGAGCTGGGCTTCTTCCTATGTTTCTTCAtgcttgccttccttttcttcaaCTTGAG GTGGTGGAGTTGGATCCTGTTATGTTGGATTTGGCGAGGCAATATTTCAGCTTTGTTGAGGATGACCGAATGAAG GTCCATATTGGTGATGGTATCCGGTTTATTGAagatgcaaatgtcatcaagtcaCACGAACAAGAAACTGATGGAACATGTACAGAGTCTCTTGCGAATGGAAACAGCAGTGGAATTAAAATTCTCATTGTTGATGCAGATTCATCTGATTTGAG CTCTGGGTTATCCTGCCCTCCTTCAGATTTTGTTGAAGAATCCTTTCTTTTACAAGTGAAGAATTTTCTCTCAGAAGGAGGTCTGTTTGTCATAAATTTGGTGTCGCGATCTCCAGCAATTAGGGAGAAGGTTGTTTTACGATTGAAGGCG GCCTTCAGCCAATTATTTTCACTTGAGCTCGAAGAAGATGTCAATGAGGTTCTTTTTGCTTCCCCTAGGAACATGTGCATTGACGTTGATCAGTTGCAAGAAGCTGTAGCTAAATTATGTAGCTTGATGAAATTTCCTTTGCCAGACGGGCAAATAGAGCCTGGTAAGTTCAAGCGTCTGAAGTAA